From one Patescibacteria group bacterium genomic stretch:
- the lepA gene encoding translation elongation factor 4: MDNQFIRNFCIISHVDHGKSTLADRFLELTQTVPKEKMKPQYLDQMPLERERGVTIKLTPVTMSYLLNSQLYILNLIDTPGHIDFSYEVSRALAAVEGAILLVDASQGIQAQTITNLKLALVQKLVIIPVLNKIDLPALDLTTRKKELASLLKISTEEILLISAKTGQGVEKVLRKVVEKIPPPGGQPAAPLRALVFDSLYSEHRGVIVYLKVVDGELKSGDKLEMLGSKAKFEALEVGVFKPFLTKKESLPHGSIGYLVTGLKEIRKCRVGETITLQKAKDKIQPLPGYQEIKPMVFSSLYLQPGQEPGKLGEALEKLKLNDASLFFEPEKSSSLGLGYRGGFLGLFHLEIVKERLKREYNLEVITSRPSVAYHVWLRGKREFQEIYSPEKFPTGNIEKVEEPIMKVEIITPEKYLGSILALIKKYHGEFTSYDYLSTDSLLDNFNSLMIKAKIPLAMLMVDFYDQLKNVSAGFASMSYEFAGYQEADLVRLDILLAGERQEAFSSIVYRQEAYSEARKIVDFLKKNLPRQMFEVKIQAVLGWQPKAKGREAGGKIIASERLPALRKDVTAKLYGGDITRKMKLLQKQKRGKEKLRRFGRVEIPSDLYLKMLKR; encoded by the coding sequence ATGGACAATCAATTTATTCGTAATTTTTGTATTATCTCCCATGTCGATCACGGGAAGTCGACCCTCGCTGATCGTTTTTTAGAATTGACTCAGACCGTACCAAAAGAAAAGATGAAGCCTCAATATTTAGATCAAATGCCTTTAGAGAGAGAAAGGGGGGTGACGATTAAATTAACACCAGTAACGATGTCCTATCTGCTAAATTCTCAATTATATATTCTTAACCTTATTGATACCCCCGGTCACATTGATTTTTCTTATGAAGTCTCAAGAGCACTAGCGGCTGTTGAAGGAGCGATTCTTTTAGTTGATGCTTCTCAAGGTATTCAGGCCCAAACTATTACCAATTTAAAATTAGCTCTTGTGCAGAAATTAGTGATTATTCCCGTTTTAAATAAAATTGATTTACCAGCTTTGGATTTAACAACAAGAAAAAAAGAATTAGCCAGCCTTTTGAAAATCTCAACCGAAGAAATTCTCCTTATCTCGGCGAAAACCGGCCAAGGGGTAGAAAAAGTTTTAAGAAAAGTCGTTGAGAAAATTCCACCTCCGGGCGGTCAGCCAGCCGCTCCCTTACGGGCCCTTGTTTTTGATTCTCTTTATTCAGAACATCGAGGAGTGATTGTTTATTTAAAAGTTGTTGACGGTGAATTAAAAAGCGGCGACAAATTAGAGATGTTGGGGAGTAAAGCCAAATTCGAGGCTTTAGAGGTAGGTGTTTTTAAACCATTTTTAACAAAAAAAGAGTCTTTGCCTCACGGGTCAATTGGTTATCTTGTTACTGGTCTCAAAGAAATTAGAAAATGTCGCGTTGGCGAGACGATTACTCTTCAAAAAGCAAAAGACAAAATTCAACCGTTGCCCGGTTATCAAGAAATTAAACCAATGGTTTTTTCGAGTTTATATCTTCAACCTGGTCAAGAACCGGGAAAATTAGGCGAGGCATTAGAAAAACTAAAATTAAACGATGCTAGTCTATTTTTTGAACCAGAAAAATCATCTTCTCTTGGTCTTGGCTATCGTGGTGGCTTTTTAGGCCTTTTTCATTTAGAAATTGTTAAAGAAAGATTAAAAAGAGAATACAATTTAGAAGTCATTACGAGTCGACCTTCAGTTGCTTATCATGTTTGGTTAAGAGGAAAAAGGGAATTTCAAGAAATCTACTCTCCAGAAAAGTTTCCAACCGGTAACATCGAAAAAGTTGAAGAACCGATAATGAAGGTTGAAATTATTACTCCGGAAAAATATCTTGGTTCTATTTTAGCATTGATCAAGAAATATCATGGCGAATTTACTTCTTATGATTATTTATCTACCGACTCTCTCCTTGACAATTTTAATTCATTAATGATTAAAGCAAAAATTCCTTTAGCTATGTTGATGGTTGATTTTTATGACCAATTAAAAAATGTTAGTGCTGGCTTTGCCTCGATGAGTTATGAATTTGCTGGCTATCAAGAAGCCGATTTAGTTCGACTTGATATTTTATTGGCCGGTGAAAGACAAGAGGCCTTTTCCTCAATTGTCTACCGTCAAGAGGCTTATTCGGAGGCAAGAAAAATAGTTGATTTTTTGAAAAAAAATTTACCTCGACAGATGTTTGAAGTCAAAATTCAAGCCGTTTTGGGTTGGCAACCAAAAGCCAAGGGACGAGAGGCAGGTGGAAAGATTATTGCTTCAGAAAGATTGCCGGCTTTACGAAAAGATGTCACCGCCAAACTTTATGGCGGCGATATCACCCGGAAAATGAAACTTTTACAAAAACAAAAAAGAGGCAAAGAAAAATTACGCCGCTTTGGTCGAGTTGAAATTCCCTCCGATCTTTATCTAAAGATGTTAAAGAGATAA
- a CDS encoding DUF4012 domain-containing protein: MVHDKKIKFDFLKKEKASPHLIDLRKKEKSKIKFLDSLYLFRKICLILSLVILIPITIFLVKLSLSQIMTLKIQLIENQFYSLDKFFLGLESLKNFNFSKAEENFNLAKKDFSSGLEKIEKSNFSNKFLLKIHPRSKTMIHLLEVLKDSSEIGLILAKTGNEVLNFVKIEEKEEKDRGILPPEILNFDFLTVTKILKEKTALILPLVEKIEKNFSQINLSYLPPNFQPIFKIVKEEVPLLKKNTQTFIIFLENFEKIVDHDRMKRYLIVFQNNNEIRATGGFLGTYALIDFANGQIKNFEMPAGGTYDLAGWLTVKVAPPAPFFIAQPKWMFHDANWFPDFPTSARKLIWFFERSGGPSVDGVIAINAELISDFLTVLGEISLPHYQKVINAQNFILETQKAIEIERREKRKPKQFLVDLTPILIKKIIQAEPDKFFQIFEKIIEGLSEKKILLYSVDEKIEKFFQEKNWTGEIKETPFDYLLVVATNVNGTKTEGVIEQKIFYQVEVNLNGSMIGTLTIRRKHYGQKDDFFTGKKDLSWLRVYLPKGTVFLGSQRATKKELAVVKPGFNLDEDLKNIEKEIIIDQVSGTRITEEFGKTCFGNFLEIAPGEEKEISFQYLLPFKLNLEKKPTSYSLLIQKQPGRKSDFQGEIILPEKRKIIWQYPASIQEEDETIKFKTDLKTDKFFAFIIE; the protein is encoded by the coding sequence ATGGTTCATGATAAAAAAATAAAATTTGATTTTTTGAAAAAAGAAAAAGCCTCTCCCCACTTAATTGATTTAAGGAAAAAAGAGAAATCAAAAATAAAATTTCTTGATTCTCTTTATCTTTTTAGGAAAATTTGTCTGATACTTTCTTTGGTTATTTTAATACCTATCACCATTTTTTTAGTTAAACTTTCTCTTTCTCAAATTATGACCTTAAAAATTCAATTGATTGAGAATCAGTTTTATAGTTTAGATAAATTTTTTCTTGGCCTTGAGAGTTTAAAAAATTTTAATTTTTCGAAAGCCGAAGAAAATTTTAATTTAGCGAAAAAAGACTTTTCTTCTGGTTTAGAGAAAATAGAAAAATCAAATTTTTCTAATAAATTTTTATTAAAAATTCATCCTCGTTCAAAAACGATGATTCATCTACTTGAGGTCTTAAAAGATTCATCAGAAATTGGGCTAATTTTAGCCAAGACAGGCAATGAGGTTTTAAATTTTGTAAAAATTGAGGAAAAAGAGGAAAAAGATAGAGGAATTTTACCACCAGAAATTTTAAACTTTGATTTTTTGACGGTCACAAAAATTTTAAAAGAAAAAACAGCATTAATCCTTCCTCTTGTTGAAAAAATCGAAAAAAATTTTTCTCAAATTAACCTTAGTTACCTGCCACCAAATTTCCAACCAATTTTTAAAATTGTTAAAGAAGAGGTTCCTCTCCTTAAAAAAAATACCCAGACATTCATCATTTTTTTAGAAAATTTTGAAAAGATAGTTGACCACGATAGGATGAAACGTTATTTAATCGTTTTTCAGAATAATAACGAAATAAGAGCCACGGGTGGCTTCTTAGGTACTTACGCTTTAATTGATTTTGCCAATGGTCAGATTAAAAATTTTGAAATGCCAGCCGGCGGTACTTATGATTTAGCTGGTTGGCTGACAGTCAAAGTTGCTCCACCAGCGCCATTTTTTATTGCTCAACCAAAATGGATGTTTCATGATGCCAACTGGTTTCCTGATTTTCCAACCTCGGCGAGAAAACTGATATGGTTTTTTGAACGTTCTGGTGGTCCAAGCGTTGATGGAGTGATTGCCATTAATGCCGAGCTAATTTCCGATTTTTTGACTGTACTTGGTGAAATTTCTTTGCCACATTATCAGAAAGTTATTAACGCGCAAAATTTCATTTTAGAAACCCAGAAAGCTATCGAGATTGAAAGAAGAGAAAAAAGGAAACCAAAACAATTTTTAGTTGATTTAACACCGATTTTAATAAAAAAAATTATTCAAGCAGAGCCAGATAAATTTTTTCAAATTTTCGAAAAAATAATTGAGGGTTTATCAGAAAAGAAAATTCTTCTTTATTCTGTCGATGAAAAAATAGAAAAATTTTTTCAAGAGAAAAATTGGACAGGCGAGATTAAAGAAACACCTTTTGATTATTTATTAGTTGTCGCCACCAATGTCAACGGAACAAAAACTGAAGGAGTTATAGAACAAAAAATTTTCTACCAAGTGGAAGTTAATCTCAACGGTTCAATGATTGGCACTTTGACCATTCGAAGAAAACATTATGGTCAAAAGGATGATTTTTTTACCGGTAAAAAAGATTTAAGTTGGTTAAGGGTTTATTTGCCAAAAGGAACGGTTTTTCTTGGCAGTCAAAGGGCAACAAAAAAAGAATTGGCTGTCGTTAAGCCAGGTTTTAATCTTGATGAAGATTTAAAAAACATTGAAAAAGAAATAATTATTGATCAAGTTTCTGGCACAAGAATAACTGAAGAATTTGGTAAAACTTGCTTTGGCAATTTTTTAGAAATCGCACCAGGCGAGGAAAAAGAAATTTCTTTTCAATATCTTTTACCATTTAAATTAAATTTAGAAAAAAAACCAACCTCCTACAGCTTGCTCATTCAAAAACAACCTGGGAGAAAAAGTGATTTCCAGGGAGAAATTATTTTGCCCGAGAAAAGAAAAATTATCTGGCAATATCCGGCATCGATCCAAGAAGAAGATGAAACGATTAAATTTAAAACCGATTTAAAAACTGATAAATTCTTTGCTTTTATTATTGAATAA